A genome region from Candidatus Protochlamydia phocaeensis includes the following:
- a CDS encoding DUF3185 family protein, with protein sequence MSIFSLIGLLILIVGVFLIGFGVRATQTVTNKVVQGFTGRYTRNTMWYLIGGALLIIVGGILIYSGWHAPILPR encoded by the coding sequence ATGAGTATATTTAGCTTAATCGGCTTGCTGATTTTAATAGTGGGAGTTTTTTTAATTGGATTTGGCGTTCGTGCAACGCAAACGGTGACCAATAAAGTGGTGCAAGGCTTTACCGGGCGCTATACGCGGAATACGATGTGGTATTTAATTGGAGGGGCTCTTTTAATTATTGTTGGAGGAATTCTGATTTATTCCGGTTGGCACGCTCCAATTCTCCCTCGATAA
- a CDS encoding SET domain-containing protein, whose translation MLLVKTSVKNSPIAGVGLFADQDIKQGDIVWHYTPETCMVFTQQQFEKLLHSYHKTEKQVIQYYLTYSYYQSRLNGLVFCLDNGRFVNHSETPNLAGPSHFPSDISWQYSVALRDIKKGEELTENYHTYDHSEWLDDLCKRYHIYHEQPTHEYEQLNACSC comes from the coding sequence ATGTTACTAGTTAAGACAAGTGTAAAAAACAGTCCCATCGCAGGGGTTGGTCTCTTTGCAGACCAAGACATCAAGCAAGGAGATATCGTTTGGCACTATACACCAGAAACTTGCATGGTGTTTACTCAGCAGCAATTTGAGAAGCTATTACATAGCTATCACAAAACAGAAAAGCAAGTGATCCAGTACTATTTAACGTATAGCTACTATCAATCCCGTCTCAACGGTCTTGTCTTTTGTTTAGACAACGGACGCTTTGTCAACCACTCTGAAACGCCTAATCTAGCCGGCCCTTCCCATTTCCCTTCCGATATTTCTTGGCAATATTCCGTTGCTTTGCGAGATATCAAAAAAGGAGAAGAATTAACGGAAAACTATCACACCTACGATCATTCAGAGTGGTTAGATGATTTATGCAAACGCTACCATATTTATCATGAGCAGCCAACGCATGAATATGAGCAATTAAATGCTTGCTCATGCTAG